The genomic interval CCATTGACCATGCCTCATCCCATATAAGATCAAAGGGATAGTGAGGAATGGGGTAGTGCAATCCGTCATAGAACCAGATCTGGCTGCTTTCATAGGCAGCTCTCTCCGGATCATCTTTGGAGAACGGATACTGATAGGGATACATCTTTTCCCAGCCTTCTGTACCTGGGATCGTTGCAACATCATGTGGATCCATAAACTTTTTTGCCATGAGCTTCTCCTCCCTTTTGTTTTTTAAAAAACCTCTAAAGCCTGAACCATTTCGGTTCATCGAAATGTTCCGTGCATCACAACATGCGGCTTGAGTAGTTTCTTACATTTTGATCAACTTCTTACAAATTTTGTTTCTCTTTTTCAGAGTGACTCCTCTGAAACCTTCATTATTCACAAGGCGTCCGATTCCAATAAATCCTTAACGGTACCCCCCTGTAATCTCGCTTACCCCTCTGAGAATTATATTCCTATCGCCAATCGTCTTAATACGGCAAATCCCTTCTAATGGTACAAATATATTCATTTTATATCATAATTAATAAAAAAACAAAATTTGGACATAAAATAAATTTTCTTATCGCTATAATGTTCTATAAAATCTCTCCTCCTCATTAACAAATTAAGGAGGACAAACATAACTGAAGAAAAACCCATATCACCAAGCTTGCAATTTATTAAATATATTGTCAGTGTTGTTTGCATTTTATATCATGCACTTTTTATGTCAATTAATTTGTTCTTATACCATATAAGGATAACTTATATCATTCATTGTCTGGTTAGGCTTTTGCATTTGTCTACACCAAGGACTTTTTGTATTTATATTTTGAAGCACTATAAGCCCCGGTATAATGCATCACTTTAGTTCACATGGTAAGTCGCATAACCGCTTGGGGTTGTAGGAGGCTCCGACAGTTTTACTGGTGAAGGAGGGCGACCTGGTACCCGCATAATATCAATTATGTTTCCTCCTCCAGCCCTGCCATATGTTCTGCTATGGTTTTACAATGATAGGATATCCTTTCAAGGTTTAACAATATATCGACAAAAATAGGTCCTGCCTCGGCGAGGCACACCTTCTGATAGAACCTTTCAAGGTGTTGTTCTGTTGCTCTTTTGATGCAGGTTTCAACCTCTTTGTGTCGTTGAAAGATTTTTTCTATGGTTTCTTCGTCCCTTTTTTCAAGTAGAGAAGACGTATCCTCAAGATTCTCCGTAACCAGCCCTTCAATCTCTTCGAGTTCTTCCAGCGCCGCATCGGAAAATATTGCCTTACGTGCGCGCTTTGATTCGGCAAGCTCAACAATGTTTGTTGAGCGGTCGCCTATCCTCTCGATCTCATATACAATCGTTGAAAAGGCAAAAAGTTTTTTCGATAACGCAGGTGTAAGCTGCCCACATGAAATATTCCACAAGTACTTTGTTATTTCGGCCTGTAGATTGTCAACGACCATTTCAACATACATGATGTCCCTCTTTGTCGCTGTACTGAATTTTGTTATGAGGCTTACGCTTTCTTTTAACATTCTTCTCGTCAGGACTATTTCCCTTATCAGTTCCTGTTTCACACAGAAGAGTGCATCCTTAGCGCTGGTAAGGCGTTTTGTGTCAAGGAATTCCGGCCAGAGTGGCAATGCCCCATCAGTTCCAGGAATGATCTTTTCGATAAAGGCAGAGAATGGCTTAAGAAAAAAGATAAAAATCAGGACTATGAAAAGATTAAAGACAAAATGGCCGAGGGCAATCTGTTGAGCAATGCTGAAAGAAAGTTGCTTTAAAAACATAATAAAAACAGGCAGGAAGAAAAGGCAGATGATAACGCCGGAGCATTTGAAGACAAGATGGGAGACAGCACTACGTTTGCCGTTGATATTCCCGGCAAGGCAGCCCATGAGGGCTGTCACGGTTGTGCCGATATTCGCTCCAAGCACAATAGGCATGGCATTTTCAATAGTTATGAGTCCCTGCTGACCCATAATAATCAGGATGCTTATCGGGATTGCCGAAGCGTGAACAATGCCGGTAAAAATAATGCCGATTCCAACACCGATCAGCGGGTTTTTAACTCCGTGGAAAAAATCAAAAAAGGCCTTGCTTTCTTTAAGGGGCGATGTTGCATCACCGGTCAAGCTCAAGCCGAAAAAAATCAAGCCGAAATATATGAGCCCTTCGCCTGCCTGCTTCAGCTTTTCTTTTCCCAAAAATAGAAGTATGCCGCCGATAAAAATTATGACAGGGGCTGCAGAGGTTACATTCCACACAACAAGCTGCGCTGTAAGGGTGGTCCCGATGTCGGCGCCGAGGATTATGCCGAGCGAATTGTGGAAACTGATCAATCCTGCGCTTACTATCCCTATGGTAAGCATGGTGGTGGCCGAACTACTTTGAAATAAAATTGTTGCCAATATACCCATGCATACGCCGTATACGGGTTTTTTAACGGCTATTTTTATATATTCTCTCATCCGGACGCTGAAAAGCTGCTGTATGAATGAACTCAGCTTTATCATACCGAACAGGAAGAGTGTCAAACCGGTAATAAATAATAAAAGACCGTTGATCATATTTTGCACCCCATTCCACAGTTCACAGATAGCACTCTTTGTTTTTTTGAACTGTAAACCGTAAACGTGAGTTGTGATCCGTTTTCACGATATCCTGGCCCCGTTTATCATATCTTTGTCTAATGTTATTAGAACTACGGACGATTTGTCTTCATTGGATGCCGCAAGGAGCATACCATGAGAAATAATACCTCTTAATTTAAGGGGTTCCAGATTTGAAACTACTGTTATTTTCTTTCCTACCAGCTCTTCCTTTGTATAATAAAGTTTAATGCCTGCAACTATGGTGCGTTCCTCACCCATATCTATGGTA from Pseudomonadota bacterium carries:
- a CDS encoding Na/Pi cotransporter family protein, whose protein sequence is MINGLLLFITGLTLFLFGMIKLSSFIQQLFSVRMREYIKIAVKKPVYGVCMGILATILFQSSSATTMLTIGIVSAGLISFHNSLGIILGADIGTTLTAQLVVWNVTSAAPVIIFIGGILLFLGKEKLKQAGEGLIYFGLIFFGLSLTGDATSPLKESKAFFDFFHGVKNPLIGVGIGIIFTGIVHASAIPISILIIMGQQGLITIENAMPIVLGANIGTTVTALMGCLAGNINGKRSAVSHLVFKCSGVIICLFFLPVFIMFLKQLSFSIAQQIALGHFVFNLFIVLIFIFFLKPFSAFIEKIIPGTDGALPLWPEFLDTKRLTSAKDALFCVKQELIREIVLTRRMLKESVSLITKFSTATKRDIMYVEMVVDNLQAEITKYLWNISCGQLTPALSKKLFAFSTIVYEIERIGDRSTNIVELAESKRARKAIFSDAALEELEEIEGLVTENLEDTSSLLEKRDEETIEKIFQRHKEVETCIKRATEQHLERFYQKVCLAEAGPIFVDILLNLERISYHCKTIAEHMAGLEEET
- the metG gene encoding methionine--tRNA ligase subunit beta, with the protein product MQNKKRSKTMDNITFDDFQKMDLRVAEIKACEDVEGADRLYKITIDMGEERTIVAGIKLYYTKEELVGKKITVVSNLEPLKLRGIISHGMLLAASNEDKSSVVLITLDKDMINGARIS